The following coding sequences are from one Aethina tumida isolate Nest 87 chromosome 2, icAetTumi1.1, whole genome shotgun sequence window:
- the LOC109606529 gene encoding BTB/POZ domain-containing protein 10 isoform X1, which yields MCWRPSGSLHEYLRLLVKCMAMAGAHQYQNNDTSSDTEDYNADDRRRRVFKNRLSYGSCSKPKPCLVQRSTSLTDSRPHSVPTPKQCHNALRNRSRTLLQTTTQKAAAASVSVVSTAAATANMPAAQSEDRVTLVVDNTRFVVDPAVFVAHPNTMLGRMFGSSLEFTHPNDRGEYEVADGIPASVFRAILEYYKGGVIKCPPSVSVQELREACDYLLVPFDAQTVRCQNLRGLLHELSNEGARCQFEVFLETLILPLMVNSAQRGDRECHIVVLLDDDSVDWDEEYPPQMGEEYSQTVNSTAMYRFFKYIENRDVAKQVLKDRGLKKIRLGIEGYPTYKEKVKKRPGGRSEVIYNYVQRPFIHMSWEKEEAKSRHVDFQCVKSKSVTNLAEATADPALELDGRGNPLPAGGGGALAGALVQVEQPALVMVQPLEGARGEGGDVGEGAVGGELQDASNANLDDGF from the exons ATGTGCTGGAGGCCGTCCGGCAGCTTGCACGAGTACCTACGCCTGTTGGTGAAGTGTATGGCGATGGCAGGCGCGCACCAGTACCAGAACAACGATACGAGCAGCGACACTGAAGATTACAACGCGGACGATCGCAGGCGGCGCGTATTCAAGAATCGCTTGAG TTATGGATCGTGCTCGAAGCCGAAACCGTGCCTTGTCCAACGATCCACGTCCCTCACAGACTCCCGGCCACACTCTGTACCTACGCCTAAGCAATGTCACAACGCTCTTCGCAATAG ATCGCGTACCCTGTTGCAAACGACGACCCAAAAGGCGGCGGCCGCCTCCGTATCCGTCGTTTCCACTGCGGCCGCCACTGCGAACATGCCCGCCGCTCAAAGCGAAGACCGGGTCACCCTTGTGGTCGACAACACCCGTTTCGTGGTCGATCCAGCGGTTTTCGTCGCCCATCCGAACACGATGTTGGGCAGGATGTTCGGCTCGTCGCTCGAGTTCACCCATCCAAACGACAGAGGCGAGTACGAGGTGGCCGACGGGATTCCGGCGTCCGTCTTCAGGGCGATATTGGAGTACTACAAGGGCGGAGTGATCAAGTGTCCGCCTTCGGTCTCGGTGCAGGAGCTGAGGGAGGCTTGCGATTATCTGCTCGTGCCTTTCGATGCGCAGACTGTGCGATGCCAAAACTTGC GTGGTTTGTTGCACGAACTGTCGAACGAGGGAGCCCGTTGCCAGTTCGAGGTATTCCTTGAGACACTGATCCTGCCGTTAATGGTGAACTCTGCGCAACGAGGCGACCGCGAGTGTCATATCGTCGTTTTGTTGGATGACGACTCCGTCGATTGGGACGAGGAGTATCCGCCCCAAATGGGCGAAGAGTACAGCCAAACGGTGAACAGCACAGCGATGTATCGTTTCTTTAAATACATTGAGAACAGAGATGTGGCCAAACAAGTCTTAAAAGATAGAGGATTGAAGAAGATACGACTGGGAATCGAAG GCTATCCGACGTACAAGGAGAAGGTGAAGAAACGTCCAGGCGGCCGTTCTGAGGTAATCTACAACTACGTGCAGCGCCCGTTCATCCACATGTCTTGGGAAAAGGAGGAGGCGAAGAGTCGTCATGTCGATTTCCAGTGCGTCAAGTCGAAAAGCGTGACAAATTTGGCCGAGGCGACGGCCGATCCCGCTCTCGAACTGGACGGCAGAGGAAATCCACTGCCGGCCGGCGGTGGAGGTGCTTTGGCGGGTGCATTGGTCCAGGTGGAGCAGCCCGCCCTCGTCATGGTGCAACCGTTGGAGGGAGCGAGAGGCGAGGGTGGTGACGTTGGAGAGGGGGCGGTTGGAGGTGAGCTGCAAGATGCGTCCAATGCAAATCTGGATGACGGTTTTTAG
- the LOC109606379 gene encoding nedd8-activating enzyme E1 regulatory subunit, whose product MSSPAPKSPEQSEKSKKYDRQLRLWGDHGQKNLENAKVCLINATALGTEILKSLVLPGIGSFTIVDGKKITEEDIGSNFFLEWDSTGLSRAQVATRCLLELNPDVRGDYIDESAEHVMSHTQDFFNNFTVVIATALSEKVLIPLSKHLWESNIPLVVCRSIGFLGYIRLQVKEHTVIESHPDSENPDLRLDKPWEALKEHLDTFDVPNLDSKTKSHIPALNILYYYLKKYKELHGGENPTTRAEKQELKNLIQDSVVPDENGIKVLEENMKQALHYINIGLTPLTVPENIRALLDDDCCVNLTQASSPFWVMCSALREFVQSEDALPLRGSLPDMAADTNSYVTLQQLYQKQAQAQAEIVYRRAAQIARNLGLPQDAITESEVKLFCKHASELFVLRTSCIADEYERTNVDLSSYLEDPDSLMFYYIILRGLERFISEYNAYPGQFDDQVEPDVLKLKGIIGKLLSEWGCSHLLGDERVHEICRYGGAELHTVSTIVGGCAAHEVIKLITHQYNPLNNTFIFDATSCNSESFTL is encoded by the exons ATGTCATCTCCCGCTCCTAAATCTCCCGAACAATCGGAAAAgagtaaaaaatatgacaGACAACTACG tttatgggGTGACCACGGTCAGAAAAATTTGGAGAATGCCAAAGTATGCCTTATAAACGCAACAGCTTTAGggactgaaatactgaaaagtTTGGTCTTGCCAGGAATAGGTTCCTTCACAATTGTCGATGGCAAAAAGATTACAGAAGAGGACATTGGGTCAAA TTTCTTCTTAGAGTGGGATTCCACTGGATTGTCTAGAGCACAAGTTGCAACAAGGTGCTTGTTAGAATTAAATCCTGATGTTCGTGGTGATTACATAGATGAGAGTGCAGAACATGTCATGTCTCACACTcaagattttttcaacaatttcacTGTCGTTATTGCTACAGCCCTGTCTGAGAAAGTGCTAATTCCTCTATCGAAACATCTATGGGAATCCAATATTCCACTGGTTGTGTGCAGAAGTATTGGCTTTTTAGGTTACATCAGACTTCAAGTTAAAGAGCACACAGTAATTGAATCCCATCCAGATAGTGAGAATCCAGATTTAAGGTTAGACAAACCTTGGGAAGCTCTAAAGGAACATTTAGACACCTTTGATGTCCCTAATTTAGATTCTAAAACCAAGAGCCACATTCcagctcttaatattctttattattatctgaAAAAATACAAAGAGCTACATGGAGGAG aaaatccTACAACAAGGGCGGAAAAACAAgaactaaaaaatttgatacaaGACAGCGTCGTCCCCGATGAAAACGGCATAAAAGTGTTAGAGGAAAACATGAAACAAGCATTGCATTACATAAACATAGGCCTGACACCATTGACTGTCCCAGAAAATATTCGTGCGTTGCTTGATGACGACTGTTGCGTGAATTTAACGCAAGCGAGCTCTCCGTTTTGGGTAATGTGCTCTGCTCTAAGGGAGTTTGTACAATCCGAGGATGCCCTTCCCTTACGCGGCAGTCTTCCTGATATGGCAGCTGACACTAATAGTTATGTCACATTACAACagttatatcaaaaacaagCTCAGGCACAAGCCGAAATTGTTTACAGGAGGGCGGCGCAGATCGCCAGGAATTTAGGTCTGCCCCAAGACGCAATTACCGAAAGCGAAGTGAAACTATTCTGCAAACATGCCAGCGAACTATTTGTTTTGAGAACCAGTTGCATCGCAGACGAGTATGAGAGAACTAACGTGGATTTGTCATCGTATCTCGAGGATCCCGACAGTTTGATGTTCTACTACATAATTTTGAGAGGATTGGAAAGGTTTATCAGTGAGTATAATGCGTATCCCGGTCAGTTCGACGATCAAGTGGAACCGGATGTCTTGAAATTAAAAGGGATAATTGGAAAATTGTTGTCTGAGTGGGGATGTTCTCACCTTCTAGGTGATGAAAGAGTTCATGAAATTTGCAGGTACGGCGGTGCAGAATTGCATACTGTGTCCACTATTGTGGGTGGATGTGCGGCCCACGAAGTCATTAAACTAATTACCCACCAATATAATCCTttgaataatacttttattttcgaTGCAACGTCTTGTAATTCAGAATCATTTACACTATAG
- the LOC109606529 gene encoding BTB/POZ domain-containing protein 10 isoform X3, with translation MPAAQSEDRVTLVVDNTRFVVDPAVFVAHPNTMLGRMFGSSLEFTHPNDRGEYEVADGIPASVFRAILEYYKGGVIKCPPSVSVQELREACDYLLVPFDAQTVRCQNLRGLLHELSNEGARCQFEVFLETLILPLMVNSAQRGDRECHIVVLLDDDSVDWDEEYPPQMGEEYSQTVNSTAMYRFFKYIENRDVAKQVLKDRGLKKIRLGIEGYPTYKEKVKKRPGGRSEVIYNYVQRPFIHMSWEKEEAKSRHVDFQCVKSKSVTNLAEATADPALELDGRGNPLPAGGGGALAGALVQVEQPALVMVQPLEGARGEGGDVGEGAVGGELQDASNANLDDGF, from the exons ATGCCCGCCGCTCAAAGCGAAGACCGGGTCACCCTTGTGGTCGACAACACCCGTTTCGTGGTCGATCCAGCGGTTTTCGTCGCCCATCCGAACACGATGTTGGGCAGGATGTTCGGCTCGTCGCTCGAGTTCACCCATCCAAACGACAGAGGCGAGTACGAGGTGGCCGACGGGATTCCGGCGTCCGTCTTCAGGGCGATATTGGAGTACTACAAGGGCGGAGTGATCAAGTGTCCGCCTTCGGTCTCGGTGCAGGAGCTGAGGGAGGCTTGCGATTATCTGCTCGTGCCTTTCGATGCGCAGACTGTGCGATGCCAAAACTTGC GTGGTTTGTTGCACGAACTGTCGAACGAGGGAGCCCGTTGCCAGTTCGAGGTATTCCTTGAGACACTGATCCTGCCGTTAATGGTGAACTCTGCGCAACGAGGCGACCGCGAGTGTCATATCGTCGTTTTGTTGGATGACGACTCCGTCGATTGGGACGAGGAGTATCCGCCCCAAATGGGCGAAGAGTACAGCCAAACGGTGAACAGCACAGCGATGTATCGTTTCTTTAAATACATTGAGAACAGAGATGTGGCCAAACAAGTCTTAAAAGATAGAGGATTGAAGAAGATACGACTGGGAATCGAAG GCTATCCGACGTACAAGGAGAAGGTGAAGAAACGTCCAGGCGGCCGTTCTGAGGTAATCTACAACTACGTGCAGCGCCCGTTCATCCACATGTCTTGGGAAAAGGAGGAGGCGAAGAGTCGTCATGTCGATTTCCAGTGCGTCAAGTCGAAAAGCGTGACAAATTTGGCCGAGGCGACGGCCGATCCCGCTCTCGAACTGGACGGCAGAGGAAATCCACTGCCGGCCGGCGGTGGAGGTGCTTTGGCGGGTGCATTGGTCCAGGTGGAGCAGCCCGCCCTCGTCATGGTGCAACCGTTGGAGGGAGCGAGAGGCGAGGGTGGTGACGTTGGAGAGGGGGCGGTTGGAGGTGAGCTGCAAGATGCGTCCAATGCAAATCTGGATGACGGTTTTTAG
- the LOC109606385 gene encoding NTF2-related export protein, translating to MDQINSKTKEKIDLACRTAEEFTKLYYQTIDHRRHLMSRLYLDTGLFSYNGNGASGNEMIQKFVIELPPSEHMVVTLDAQPISDTVVNGQLTFVIQTSGTVKYQTNPSQNFQQNFIITAQGDKWKIVSDCFRLQE from the exons ATGgatcaaattaattcaaag aCTAAAGAAAAGATCGACTTGGCGTGCCGAACTGCTGAAGAATTCACCAAACTATACTATCAAACTATCGATCATAGAAgacat TTGATGTCGAGATTATACCTTGATACTGGTTTGTTTTCTTACAATGGGAATGGTGCATCTGGAAATGAAATGATTCAAAAGTTTGTAATTGAATTACCCCCTTCTGAACATATGGTTGTAACATTGGATGCACAACCAATATCTG acactGTAGTTAATGGACAACTGACATTCGTGATTCAAACAAGTGGGACTGTGAAATATCAAACTAATCCGTCACAGAATTTCCaacagaattttattattactgcaCAAGGAGATAAATGGAAAATTGTCAGTGATTGCTTCCGATTACAAGAATAA
- the LOC109606531 gene encoding transcription initiation factor TFIID subunit 9, whose protein sequence is MAEKEKSKAPQSKNIPKDGQVIMSIMKEMGITEYEPKTIVQLTEFVYKYATSILEEARIYANHTKKKLEVDDVRLALQLTSESTFTTPPPREVILECAHVKNYTPLPSIKPHCGLRLPPDRYCLSSCNYTLKNVQKKKPLGIPTTMKLTAKPNINYIKRAGVINVNKQTVTIPKVVPKITTTIQQQPKTVLKHKIQIQQNIGLTSANGGQLMEVDNNLKRKRDDDMELMQ, encoded by the coding sequence atggcTGAGAAAGAAAAATCTAAGGCTCcccaatcaaaaaatattccgAAAGACGGTCAAGTGATAATGTCGATAATGAAAGAGATGGGCATAACAGAGTACGAACCTAAAACTATCGTACAACTTACCGAATTCGTATACAAATATGCCACTTCAATACTGGAGGAAGCACGGATCTATGCTAATCACACAAAGAAAAAACTTGAAGTAGATGATGTCAGGCTGGCATTGCAATTGACCAGCGAATCAACATTTACTACTCCACCACCAAGAGAAGTTATTTTGGAATGTGCCCATGTGAAAAATTACACACCTCTTCCCAGTATAAAACCTCATTGTGGTTTAAGATTACCACCTGACCGTTATTGTCTATCCTCATGTAACTACACATTAAAGAATGTTCAAAAGAAAAAGCCCTTAGGGATTCCAACTACCATGAAACTGACTGCCAAACCTAATATTAACTACATAAAGCGTGCTGGTGTCATCAATGTCAATAAACAAACAGTCACAATACCAAAAGTAGTGCCCAAAATTACTACCACAATTCAACAACAGccaaaaacagttttaaaacacAAGATCCAGATACAGCAAAATATTGGTTTAACAAGTGCCAATGGTGGGCAACTTATGGAAGTTGATAACAATTTAAAGAGAAAACGAGATGATGATATGGAATTGATGCAGtga
- the LOC109606382 gene encoding differentially expressed in FDCP 8 homolog gives MTDLETDRNLTSTPVSTGSEATASIEECDSLLPSSLAAEELKLALNKEATEDELKNAINRCKDLVLESDQCSTERKWLVRHLIELRLRLQECKEAMEDPNHPRNKSSGVSRRTVKGHHLNLQPLLKSATSKYCDHCTGTIWSVVQAWYECEDCGYSCHHKCMSSIVRECAHVVISERGTYELQICPENGLSFQKYLCAECKTPLPLDREWSEARLCDYTGRYYCSACHWGSSAIIPARVIHNWDLSPQPVCQASLQELSATTNRPLINLEKLNPNLFTIVQELSLVRRLRKSLVGMRKYLLVCRLATEDHILWKSVSTPHLIESTDLYSLQDLVDTHSGELPMKLGMWVDVFTNHIKKECTVCQGRGHICEICSNSEVLYPFDESAVICKDCNAVLHKHCFSRKNGACPKCIRIKLREEKNKVEIDVEE, from the exons ATGACTGACCTCGAAACTGATAGAAATTTAACCTCTACTCCCGTATCAACTGGCTCGGAGGCAACTGCTTCAATCGAAGAATGTGATTCGTTGTTGCCATCGAGTCTCGCCGCTGAGGAATTAAAATTGGCACTTAACAAA GAAGCCACTGAAGATGAACTGAAGAATGCAATAAACAGGTGCAAGGACTTAGTGTTGGAAAGTGATCAGTGTTCAACTGAACGAAAATGGCTTGTTAGACATTTAATAGAGTTGAGATTAAGGCTTCAAGAATGCAAAGAAGCAATGGAGGATCCCAA TCATCCCCGAAACAAAAGTAGTGGTGTTTCAAGAAGGACAGTTAAGGGCCATCACCTGAATTTACAGCCTCTTCTTAAAAGTGCTACCTCCAAATATTGTGATCATTGCACAGGCACAATTTG GAGTGTTGTTCAAGCTTGGTATGAATGTGAAGATTGTGGATACTCCTGTCATCACAAATGCATGAGTTCAATAGTTAGGGAATGTGCTCATGTAGTAATATCTGAAAGAGGCACATATGAACTTCAAATTTGCCCAGAAAATGGTTTATCATTTCAAAAGTATTTGTGTGCTGAATGCAAAACTCCATTGCCTTTAG ATAGGGAATGGTCAGAGGCAAGGCTGTGTGATTATACGGGACGCTATTACTGTTCTGCTTGTCACTGGGGAAGTTCAGCAATCATTCCTGCAAGAGTGATCCACAACTGGGACCTATCGCCACAGCCGGTTTGTCAGGCGAGTCTGCAAGAACTCTCTGCCACAACAAACagaccattaattaatttggaaaaattaaatccaaACTTGTTCACAATAGTGCAGGAGTTGAGTCTAGTCAGAAGATTAAGGAAGAGCTTGGTGGGAATGAGGAAGTACTTGTTGGTATGTCGTCTGGCTACTGAGGATCATATCTTATGGAAGTCTGTCAGTACTCCTCATTTAATTGAAAGCACAGATTTGTACAGCTTGCAAGACTTAGTTGATACCCACTCTGGCGAATTGCCCATGAAATTGGGTATGTGGGTGGATGTATTCACTAATCACATAAAAAAAGAGTGCACAGTTTGTCAAGGCAGGGGTCatatttgtgaaatttgtTCAAACAGTGAAGTGCTCTATCCGTTTGACGAAAGTGCAGTCATTTGCAAAGACTGTAACGCAGTGTTACATAAACATTGCTTTAGTCGGAAGAACGGCGCTTGTCCAAAATGTATCAGAATCAAGTTAAGAGAAGAAAAGAACAAAGTTGAAATTGATgttgaagaataa
- the LOC109606533 gene encoding protein amnionless-like codes for MVVPPLLFILILSFQQFQFLNGAIKIYLPDSDIYNPRNWEKKDEKCEGIIFGDINEISIDVGNLFTSKLVLPTHGQIEFNKITFGKKSECIHLKSFVKHSSNDPNCYEIQNETTNVAIPHTERVPCYYDSVLYKRNSDYSPGWFGHSTEKGYGMMLWVNSQSCEDETGCLCGNEEADVCMFVDDETNLNCLNPIVPIGFCSHICGAQILLRQKGNFNLKRVEKALKNYKDIDTHVSKVINHGQVYIQAVFAEKSFTGSSLLSAKQFYDKLSESNYGVERIELKLSGSYYVKGQAGSTVNLVFGTLGGVLLLFGAIIAFYHTGLAESDIFKRISLSTNQMPRLNEFFSGARYNRQGSNISLGSSVSSLEKSFDNPMFGKTDYGTTAQENPASTSEITHENPMYEASEKTQKLQGILEEEQIEDL; via the exons ATGGTTGTTCCTcctcttttgtttattttaattttaagttttcaacAATTTC AGTTTCTTAACGGtgcgataaaaatttatcttccGGATTCCGATATTTACAATCCACGTAACTGGGAGAAAAAGGATGAAAAATGTGAGGGTATAATTTTTGGTGacataaatgaaatttcaatCGATGTTGgcaatttatttacttcaaaattgGTGCTTCCCACTCATGGACAAATTGAGTTCAACAAAATCACTTTTGGGAAAAAATCTGAAT gtATTCATTTGAAGTCGTTCGTAAAACACAGCTCAAATGATCCCAACTGCTATGAAATTCAAAATGAGACTACAAATGTGGCAATTCCTCACACTGAAAGAGTTCCATGTTATTATGATTCCGTTCTTTACAAACGCAACAGCGACTATAGTCCCGGATGGTTTGGCCACTCCACTGAAAAAGGCTATggaatga TGTTATGGGTCAATTCCCAATCGTGTGAAGATGAAACAGGTTGTTTATGTGGAAACGAAGAAGCGGATGTTTGTATGTTCGTCGACGACGAAACAAATCTCAATTGTTTAAATCCCATTGTTCCTATAGGTTTTTGCTCTCATATCTGCG gaGCTCAAATATTGTTAAGGCAGAaaggaaatttcaatttaaaaagagTGGAAAAAgcattgaaaaattacaaagACATTGATACACACGTGAGCAAAGTTATAAATCATGGACAAGTATACATCCAAGCGGTTTTCGCTGAGAAATCATTCACTGGTTCCAGTTTACTCAGCgctaaacaattttatgataaacttTCAGAAAGTAATTATGGCGTGGAAAGGATCGAATTGAAATTGTCTGGATCGTATTATGTTAAAGGACAAGCTGGTAGTACTGTAAACTTGGTTTTCGGTACATTGGGCGGTGTTTTATTGCTTTTCGGCGCCATCATTGCTTTTTATCACACCGGACTAGCTGAgagtgacatatttaaaag aattagTTTGAGTACCAATCAAATGCCAAGGCTGAACGAGTTTTTCTCAGGAGCTCGATACAACAGACAAGGAAGCAACATAAGTCTTGGATCGTCTGTTTCAAGTTTAGAAAAGTCTTTTGACAATCCCATGTTTGGAAAAACTGATTATGGAACT aCTGCACAAGAAAATCCAGCATCCACATCGGAAATTACACATGAAAATCCCATGTATGAAGCTAGTGAAAAAACACAGAAATTACAAGGTATTCTGGAGGAAGAACAAATTGAAGacctgtaa
- the LOC109606529 gene encoding BTB/POZ domain-containing protein 10 isoform X2 has translation MCWRPSGSLHEYLRLLVKCMAMAGAHQYQNNDTSSDTEDYNADDRRRRVFKNRLRSRTLLQTTTQKAAAASVSVVSTAAATANMPAAQSEDRVTLVVDNTRFVVDPAVFVAHPNTMLGRMFGSSLEFTHPNDRGEYEVADGIPASVFRAILEYYKGGVIKCPPSVSVQELREACDYLLVPFDAQTVRCQNLRGLLHELSNEGARCQFEVFLETLILPLMVNSAQRGDRECHIVVLLDDDSVDWDEEYPPQMGEEYSQTVNSTAMYRFFKYIENRDVAKQVLKDRGLKKIRLGIEGYPTYKEKVKKRPGGRSEVIYNYVQRPFIHMSWEKEEAKSRHVDFQCVKSKSVTNLAEATADPALELDGRGNPLPAGGGGALAGALVQVEQPALVMVQPLEGARGEGGDVGEGAVGGELQDASNANLDDGF, from the exons ATGTGCTGGAGGCCGTCCGGCAGCTTGCACGAGTACCTACGCCTGTTGGTGAAGTGTATGGCGATGGCAGGCGCGCACCAGTACCAGAACAACGATACGAGCAGCGACACTGAAGATTACAACGCGGACGATCGCAGGCGGCGCGTATTCAAGAATCGCTTGAG ATCGCGTACCCTGTTGCAAACGACGACCCAAAAGGCGGCGGCCGCCTCCGTATCCGTCGTTTCCACTGCGGCCGCCACTGCGAACATGCCCGCCGCTCAAAGCGAAGACCGGGTCACCCTTGTGGTCGACAACACCCGTTTCGTGGTCGATCCAGCGGTTTTCGTCGCCCATCCGAACACGATGTTGGGCAGGATGTTCGGCTCGTCGCTCGAGTTCACCCATCCAAACGACAGAGGCGAGTACGAGGTGGCCGACGGGATTCCGGCGTCCGTCTTCAGGGCGATATTGGAGTACTACAAGGGCGGAGTGATCAAGTGTCCGCCTTCGGTCTCGGTGCAGGAGCTGAGGGAGGCTTGCGATTATCTGCTCGTGCCTTTCGATGCGCAGACTGTGCGATGCCAAAACTTGC GTGGTTTGTTGCACGAACTGTCGAACGAGGGAGCCCGTTGCCAGTTCGAGGTATTCCTTGAGACACTGATCCTGCCGTTAATGGTGAACTCTGCGCAACGAGGCGACCGCGAGTGTCATATCGTCGTTTTGTTGGATGACGACTCCGTCGATTGGGACGAGGAGTATCCGCCCCAAATGGGCGAAGAGTACAGCCAAACGGTGAACAGCACAGCGATGTATCGTTTCTTTAAATACATTGAGAACAGAGATGTGGCCAAACAAGTCTTAAAAGATAGAGGATTGAAGAAGATACGACTGGGAATCGAAG GCTATCCGACGTACAAGGAGAAGGTGAAGAAACGTCCAGGCGGCCGTTCTGAGGTAATCTACAACTACGTGCAGCGCCCGTTCATCCACATGTCTTGGGAAAAGGAGGAGGCGAAGAGTCGTCATGTCGATTTCCAGTGCGTCAAGTCGAAAAGCGTGACAAATTTGGCCGAGGCGACGGCCGATCCCGCTCTCGAACTGGACGGCAGAGGAAATCCACTGCCGGCCGGCGGTGGAGGTGCTTTGGCGGGTGCATTGGTCCAGGTGGAGCAGCCCGCCCTCGTCATGGTGCAACCGTTGGAGGGAGCGAGAGGCGAGGGTGGTGACGTTGGAGAGGGGGCGGTTGGAGGTGAGCTGCAAGATGCGTCCAATGCAAATCTGGATGACGGTTTTTAG
- the LOC109606527 gene encoding enoyl-CoA delta isomerase 1, mitochondrial-like, which produces MALQSGIKTLQLSKVLCRNYASAGKLVDVAVNDKTGVATVTMQRLPVNSLNLDLLNDLSTTFTHLENNKCRGMILTSASNSVFSAGLDIMEMYKPDPDRVRSFWTTLQEMWIKLYGSAYPTVAVINGHSPAGGCLISMSCEYRIMLPKFTIGLNETQLGIVAPTWFAATMKNTIGTRQTELALTQGRLFSTDEALQIGMVDEVAQTKEEGLSKAEQFLNKFARISPMARFASKQVVRGKDIQNLAKNREQDLNAFIDVVTLDKVQQGLQMYIESLKKKKA; this is translated from the coding sequence ATGGCTTTACAATCGGGCATAAAAACACTGCAGCTCTCGAAAGTTTTATGCAGAAATTACGCTTCTGCAGGAAAACTAGTCGATGTGGCCGTCAACGATAAAACTGGGGTTGCGACTGTTACAATGCAAAGACTCCCGGtaaacagtttaaatttaGACCTTCTGAATGATTTATCTACGACATTTACACATCTGGAAAACAACAAATGTAGAGGAATGATTTTAACATCCGCATCGAACTCAGTTTTCTCAGCAGGTCTGGATATCATGGAAATGTATAAACCAGATCCAGATAGAGTCAGAAGTTTCTGGACTACCCTCCAAGAAATGTGGATCAAGTTGTATGGCTCTGCATATCCAACTGTAGCTGTGATTAATGGACATTCACCTGCAGGAGGATGTCTCATATCTATGTCATGTGAATATAGGATTATGTTACCAAAGTTTACAATTGGTTTGAATGAAACGCAATTGGGCATTGTTGCACCCACTTGGTTTGCAGCCACCATGAAAAATACCATTGGAACTAGACAAACTGAGTTGGCTTTAACACAAGGTAGACTATTTTCAACAGATGAAGCATTACAGATTGGTATGGTTGATGAGGTGGCACAAACCAAAGAAGAAGGATTAAGTAAGgctgaacaatttttaaataaatttgctaGGATTTCTCCAATGGCTAGATTTGCTTCCAAACAAGTGGTTCGAGGCAAGGACATTCAAAATTTGGCCAAAAACAGAGAGCAAGATTTAAATGCTTTTATTGATGTTGTTACTTTAGATAAAGTTCAACAAGGTTTGCAAATGTACATTGAATCTTTGAAAAAGAAGAAGGCTTAG